A single region of the Nocardioides sp. W7 genome encodes:
- a CDS encoding LysR substrate-binding domain-containing protein, producing the protein MPPPPFRVGFVTGATPDKWARTWRDRSRIPLELVPVEQHEQEDGLRAGSLDACLVRLPVDREGLHLIPLYDEVAVVVAGSEHLVAAADDGVTLADLADEQLVLPHESGWVPAAEQLDWPPMSVRDAVEVVASGTGIVLLPMSIARLHHRKDVVTRPVTDLPATKVGLSWLVDNEDPRVQTFIGVVRGRSERSSRS; encoded by the coding sequence GTGCCCCCGCCCCCGTTCCGTGTCGGCTTCGTCACCGGCGCCACCCCGGACAAGTGGGCGCGCACCTGGCGCGACCGCTCGCGCATCCCCCTGGAGCTGGTGCCGGTGGAGCAGCACGAGCAGGAGGACGGGCTGCGTGCGGGCAGCCTCGACGCCTGCCTGGTCCGGCTCCCCGTCGACCGGGAGGGCCTGCACCTGATCCCGCTGTACGACGAGGTCGCCGTGGTCGTGGCCGGGAGCGAGCACCTCGTCGCCGCGGCCGACGACGGGGTCACCCTCGCCGACCTCGCCGACGAGCAGCTGGTCCTCCCCCACGAGTCGGGCTGGGTGCCGGCGGCCGAGCAGCTGGACTGGCCACCGATGTCGGTGCGCGACGCGGTCGAGGTCGTCGCCTCCGGCACCGGGATCGTGCTGCTGCCGATGTCGATCGCCCGGCTGCACCACCGCAAGGACGTCGTCACGCGGCCGGTCACCGACCTCCCGGCGACCAAGGTCGGGCTCAGCTGGCTGGTCGACAACGAGGACCCCCGCGTGCAGACGTTCATCGGCGTCGTCCGGGGCCGCTCGGAGCGCAGCTCACGGTCCTGA
- a CDS encoding BCCT family transporter: MTSLQRPPSDSLSSPSVGSPIPQPDTHPVLDVEQSSYGPDGAHPRLDRLVFGVTAGVSLAFLAWGFFGTDSLGDVSAESLAWTMRNTGWLFVLTASALVVFVIWLAMSKYGAITLGHDGEQPEFRTISWISMMFSAGMGIGLMFYGVSEPVSHFVTPPPGTGDSGGSEAVQHAMATTLFHWTLHPWAIYAVVGLAIAYGVYRKGRLQLISAAFEPLIGKHAHGPGGKVIDMLAIFATLFGSAASLGLGALQIRSGLEIVAGLGDLGNGFLVGIIAVLTVAFVASAVSGVAKGIQWLSNINMVLAVGLAAFVFIVGPTVFILNLIPTSLGSYVGDLPMMAARTGAEGQDTNEWLQGWTVFYWAWWLSWTPFVGMFIARISRGRTIRQFVTGVLLVPSLVSLVWFCIFGGAAIRLQQLGTDIGGADGQESQLFTTLEAYPAATVASVVVMVLVAIFFVSGADAASIVMGSLSERGSPSPRRATVIFWGVATGAVASVMLLAGGEDALSGLQTMTIVAAVPFVLVVIGLCVSLVLDLRTDPVVVRRQYAVDAVEQAVIAGVTEHGDDFVISVEADPDTGSTPVAPTRTSPGDDPR; encoded by the coding sequence GTGACCTCGTTACAACGTCCTCCGTCCGACTCGCTCAGCTCGCCGTCCGTCGGCAGTCCCATCCCCCAGCCCGACACGCACCCCGTCCTCGACGTCGAGCAGTCGTCGTACGGCCCCGACGGTGCCCACCCACGCCTGGACCGGCTGGTCTTCGGCGTCACCGCCGGCGTCTCGCTGGCGTTCCTGGCGTGGGGCTTCTTCGGCACCGACTCGCTCGGCGACGTCTCCGCCGAGTCACTGGCGTGGACGATGCGCAACACGGGCTGGCTGTTCGTGCTGACCGCCAGCGCCCTCGTGGTCTTCGTCATCTGGCTGGCCATGAGCAAGTACGGCGCGATCACGCTCGGCCACGACGGTGAGCAGCCGGAGTTCCGGACCATCTCGTGGATCTCGATGATGTTCAGCGCCGGCATGGGCATCGGGCTGATGTTCTACGGCGTCAGCGAGCCGGTCAGCCACTTCGTCACGCCGCCGCCCGGCACCGGTGACTCCGGTGGCTCCGAGGCGGTGCAGCACGCCATGGCCACCACCCTCTTCCACTGGACCCTGCACCCCTGGGCCATCTACGCCGTGGTTGGTCTCGCGATCGCCTACGGCGTCTACCGCAAGGGCCGGCTGCAGCTGATCTCGGCGGCCTTCGAGCCGCTGATCGGCAAGCACGCGCACGGTCCGGGCGGCAAGGTCATCGACATGCTGGCGATCTTCGCCACCCTCTTCGGCTCGGCCGCCTCGCTGGGCCTGGGCGCCCTGCAGATCCGCAGCGGCCTGGAGATCGTCGCCGGCCTCGGCGACCTCGGCAACGGCTTCCTGGTCGGCATCATCGCCGTGCTCACCGTCGCCTTCGTGGCGTCGGCCGTCTCCGGCGTCGCCAAGGGCATCCAGTGGCTCTCGAACATCAACATGGTGCTCGCGGTCGGGCTCGCAGCGTTCGTCTTCATCGTCGGCCCGACGGTCTTCATCCTCAACCTGATCCCGACCTCGCTCGGCAGCTACGTCGGCGACCTGCCGATGATGGCGGCCCGCACCGGTGCGGAGGGCCAGGACACCAACGAGTGGCTGCAGGGCTGGACCGTCTTCTACTGGGCCTGGTGGCTGTCGTGGACCCCGTTCGTCGGCATGTTCATCGCGCGGATCTCGCGCGGGCGCACCATCCGCCAGTTCGTCACCGGCGTCCTGCTCGTCCCGAGCCTGGTGAGCCTGGTGTGGTTCTGCATCTTCGGTGGCGCGGCGATCAGGCTGCAGCAGCTCGGCACCGACATCGGCGGTGCCGACGGCCAGGAGTCGCAGCTGTTCACCACCCTCGAGGCCTACCCGGCCGCGACCGTCGCCAGCGTCGTGGTGATGGTGCTCGTGGCCATCTTCTTCGTCTCCGGCGCCGACGCGGCCTCGATCGTGATGGGCTCGCTCTCCGAGCGCGGCTCACCGTCGCCGCGCCGGGCGACCGTCATCTTCTGGGGCGTCGCGACCGGGGCCGTCGCCTCGGTGATGCTGCTCGCCGGTGGCGAGGACGCGCTGTCCGGGCTGCAGACCATGACCATCGTCGCGGCGGTGCCGTTCGTGCTGGTCGTGATCGGGCTGTGCGTCTCGCTGGTGCTGGACCTGCGGACCGACCCCGTCGTCGTGCGACGTCAGTACGCCGTCGACGCCGTCGAGCAGGCCGTGATCGCCGGCGTGACCGAGCACGGGGACGACTTCGTGATCTCCGTCGAGGCCGACCCCGACACGGGCTCGACGCCCGTGGCGCCTACCAGGACGTCGCCAGGGGACGACCCTCGGTGA
- a CDS encoding glycoside hydrolase family 3 N-terminal domain-containing protein: protein MTESPRAADLSLREQVRLLSGHDEWRTERAGGLRPAMLSDGPHGLRVQPEGGDHLSFGDSIPATCFPTAVTLACTWDDDLAREVGAAIGLEARALGVDVVLGPGLNIKRHPLGGRNFEYFSEDPLLGGHLAAAVVEGIQSQGVGACLKHFAVNNQESHRFVVDAVVDERTLRELYLAGFEYAVRASWPWTVMASYNSVNGVHATEHHDLLTTILRDEWGFDGLVMSDWGAVSDRVRGIAAGMDLEMPSSRGLFDQAVREAVENGTLPAEAVTTSAQRVLDLLARCPQGDRPEGDRAELLVDDHDALARRVAAEATVVLQNDGLLPLDPGLTVALLGDFADRPRYQGSGSSLVTPTRLTSARAAFSARGIEVTDDPAAADVAVVLVGLPGTHESEGFDRSGLALPPEHDALVEAAYAANPRTVVVLSAGGPVRLPWRERVPAVLTGHLGGQATGAALVDVLYGDVEPAGRLAESWPAELGDVASDPWFPGEPHQVEHREGLFVGYRHHVTADVAPAYPFGHGRGYTRLDWSDPALDRTNLTAGEPLRVTVTVANPGDRPGSDVVQVYLHDQTGVVLRPRRELAAYARVRLEPGESRAITLEVPARAFAFYDVERADWSIPSGRYAVEVARSSAEIVAALPVQVVGGVESAPEPADTARLAVDDAAFARRLGRPVPVPRPVRPFTRESTVGELATTRTGRLLRRALVAAAPLDQAAGDDETLKLMLARSLEELPLRSVASFSGGRLPWPAVDAILAVVNGRPWEVATAAAQRARTRWKLRPPRA, encoded by the coding sequence ATGACGGAGAGCCCACGAGCCGCCGACCTCTCGCTGCGCGAGCAGGTGCGCCTGCTCTCGGGTCACGACGAGTGGCGCACCGAGCGGGCGGGCGGGCTGCGGCCGGCGATGCTCAGCGACGGGCCGCACGGCCTGCGGGTGCAGCCCGAGGGCGGGGACCACCTCAGCTTCGGCGACAGCATCCCGGCGACCTGCTTCCCGACGGCCGTCACCCTGGCGTGCACCTGGGACGACGACCTGGCCCGCGAGGTCGGAGCCGCGATCGGGCTCGAGGCACGCGCCCTGGGCGTCGACGTCGTCCTGGGGCCGGGGCTGAACATCAAGCGGCACCCGCTGGGCGGGCGGAACTTCGAGTACTTCTCCGAGGACCCGCTCCTCGGCGGCCACCTGGCGGCCGCCGTGGTCGAGGGGATCCAGTCGCAGGGTGTCGGCGCCTGCCTGAAGCACTTCGCGGTGAACAACCAGGAGTCGCACCGGTTCGTGGTCGACGCCGTCGTCGACGAGCGGACCCTCCGGGAGCTCTACCTGGCCGGGTTCGAGTACGCCGTCCGCGCGAGTTGGCCCTGGACCGTGATGGCGTCGTACAACTCGGTGAACGGGGTGCACGCCACCGAGCACCACGACCTGCTCACGACGATCCTGCGGGACGAGTGGGGCTTCGACGGGCTGGTGATGAGCGACTGGGGCGCGGTGAGCGATCGGGTCCGCGGGATCGCCGCCGGGATGGACCTGGAGATGCCGTCCAGCCGCGGGCTCTTCGACCAAGCGGTCCGCGAGGCCGTCGAGAACGGCACCCTCCCGGCCGAGGCGGTCACCACGAGCGCCCAGCGCGTCCTCGACCTGCTCGCGCGCTGCCCCCAGGGCGACCGACCCGAGGGCGACCGGGCCGAGCTGCTGGTCGACGACCACGACGCCCTCGCCCGCCGGGTCGCCGCCGAGGCCACGGTCGTGCTCCAGAACGACGGACTGCTCCCCCTCGACCCGGGCCTCACCGTCGCGCTGCTGGGCGACTTCGCCGACCGCCCGCGCTACCAGGGCAGCGGCAGCTCGCTCGTGACGCCGACGCGGCTGACCAGCGCCCGCGCGGCGTTCTCCGCGCGGGGCATCGAGGTCACCGACGACCCGGCCGCCGCCGACGTCGCGGTCGTGCTGGTCGGACTGCCCGGCACCCACGAGAGCGAGGGCTTCGACCGGTCCGGTCTGGCCCTCCCGCCCGAGCACGACGCGCTCGTCGAGGCGGCGTACGCCGCGAACCCGCGCACCGTGGTCGTGCTCTCCGCCGGCGGCCCGGTGCGGTTGCCGTGGCGCGAGCGGGTCCCTGCCGTGCTCACCGGTCACCTCGGCGGCCAGGCCACCGGGGCCGCCCTGGTCGACGTCCTGTACGGCGACGTCGAGCCCGCGGGCCGGCTCGCCGAGTCCTGGCCCGCGGAGCTGGGCGACGTCGCCTCCGACCCGTGGTTCCCCGGCGAGCCGCACCAGGTCGAGCACCGCGAGGGGCTGTTCGTCGGCTACCGGCACCACGTGACGGCAGACGTCGCGCCGGCGTACCCCTTCGGGCACGGACGGGGCTACACCCGACTGGACTGGTCCGACCCGGCCCTCGACCGCACGAACCTGACCGCAGGAGAACCGCTGCGGGTCACCGTGACCGTCGCGAACCCGGGTGATCGGCCCGGCTCGGACGTCGTCCAGGTCTACCTCCACGACCAGACCGGGGTGGTGCTCCGACCGCGGCGCGAGCTGGCGGCCTACGCCAGGGTCCGGCTCGAGCCCGGCGAGAGCCGGGCGATCACCCTGGAGGTTCCGGCCCGGGCGTTCGCCTTCTACGACGTCGAGCGCGCCGACTGGTCGATCCCCTCGGGTCGGTACGCCGTCGAGGTGGCCCGCTCCAGCGCCGAGATCGTGGCGGCCCTGCCGGTGCAGGTCGTCGGCGGCGTCGAGAGCGCACCCGAGCCGGCCGACACCGCGCGGCTGGCGGTCGACGACGCCGCCTTCGCCCGCCGCCTCGGTCGGCCGGTGCCGGTGCCCCGACCGGTGCGCCCGTTCACCCGGGAGTCGACGGTCGGCGAGCTCGCCACCACCCGCACCGGTCGGCTGCTGCGCCGGGCGCTCGTGGCGGCGGCGCCGCTGGACCAGGCGGCCGGCGACGACGAGACCCTGAAGCTGATGCTGGCCCGCTCCCTGGAGGAGCTCCCGCTCCGCTCGGTGGCCAGCTTCTCCGGTGGCCGCCTGCCCTGGCCGGCGGTCGACGCGATCCTCGCCGTCGTCAACGGACGCCCCTGGGAGGTCGCGACGGCCGCGGCTCAGAGGGCGCGGACCCGCTGGAAGTTGCGCCCACCCCGGGCGTAG
- a CDS encoding type 1 glutamine amidotransferase domain-containing protein: MNAQTLSGKTVAFLVATEGIEQVELTDPWQAVRDAGATPVLLSTESGEVQAFHHLDQADTFPVDAVVDDVSVEEYDALVLPGGVANPDLLRTHEPAVAFVRDFVGSGKPVAAICHAIWMLVEAGVVSGRELTSWPSLQTDVRNAGATWVDREVVVDGNLVTSRKPDDLPAFTRELTTLVAATS, translated from the coding sequence GTGAACGCGCAGACCCTGTCCGGCAAGACCGTCGCCTTCCTCGTCGCCACCGAGGGCATCGAGCAGGTCGAGCTCACCGACCCCTGGCAGGCCGTCCGGGACGCCGGTGCGACGCCGGTGCTGCTGAGCACCGAGAGCGGGGAGGTGCAGGCCTTCCACCACCTCGACCAGGCGGACACGTTCCCGGTCGACGCGGTCGTCGACGACGTGTCGGTCGAGGAGTACGACGCCCTGGTGCTGCCCGGCGGAGTCGCGAACCCCGACCTGCTCCGCACCCACGAGCCCGCCGTCGCCTTCGTGCGGGACTTCGTGGGCTCCGGCAAGCCGGTGGCCGCGATCTGCCACGCGATCTGGATGCTGGTCGAGGCCGGCGTGGTGTCCGGCCGCGAGCTCACCTCGTGGCCCAGCCTGCAGACCGACGTCCGCAACGCCGGCGCGACCTGGGTCGACCGGGAGGTCGTGGTCGACGGCAACCTGGTGACCAGCCGCAAGCCCGACGACCTGCCCGCGTTCACCCGCGAGCTCACCACGCTGGTGGCCGCGACGTCCTGA
- a CDS encoding GAF domain-containing protein produces MRSRSDDVEPWAAVERALERGLCGMGAVSDERSARRLDRFAAVPDGAVMWTRDPDGRFVRGVLTGPLEHDRDPAAVAVDLVHVRRCRWSEPVEEHRAPPAVVATYARGGRNFQRVRAL; encoded by the coding sequence ATGCGCTCACGCAGCGACGACGTCGAGCCGTGGGCAGCCGTGGAGCGGGCCCTGGAGCGTGGACTGTGCGGGATGGGCGCGGTGAGCGACGAGCGCTCCGCGCGACGCCTCGACCGGTTCGCGGCCGTGCCGGACGGAGCGGTCATGTGGACCCGGGACCCGGATGGTCGCTTCGTGCGCGGGGTCCTGACCGGTCCGCTGGAGCACGACCGGGATCCCGCGGCTGTCGCGGTCGACCTGGTGCACGTACGCCGCTGCCGCTGGTCCGAGCCGGTCGAGGAGCACCGCGCGCCGCCGGCGGTGGTCGCGACCTACGCCCGGGGTGGGCGCAACTTCCAGCGGGTCCGCGCCCTCTGA